The Candidatus Anstonellales archaeon genome includes a region encoding these proteins:
- a CDS encoding histone family protein: MILPIAPVERLIRNSGADRVSIEAARELADFLEKQAMIISGKAIKYAKHAGRKTVTREDIILALGELGKS; encoded by the coding sequence ATGATTTTGCCAATTGCGCCTGTAGAAAGATTAATTAGGAATTCTGGGGCTGACAGAGTATCGATAGAAGCTGCAAGGGAGCTTGCGGATTTTCTTGAAAAGCAAGCCATGATAATATCTGGAAAGGCTATAAAGTATGCAAAGCATGCAGGAAGGAAGACTGTCACTCGCGAGGACATAATTCTTGCCCTTGGGGAGCTTGGGAAATCCTGA